The following coding sequences are from one Paenibacillus stellifer window:
- a CDS encoding MFS transporter — MSSITRATYQEDADVQKRRWIILIVLNLFTFMSTLDGSIVNIALPVLSGKLGLPMAQVEWVTTGYLMAICSVILFFGRLGDIAGKIRMFKIGTVVFIIGSLLCGFSGTLPLLVASRIVQALGASMTMANSQGIVTDIFPANERGKALGLIGTFVSLGSIAGPSLGGIIVANLGWEYIFWVNVPIGLIAILFGWKVLPKDLIRVKARIDVSGSLLFAVFIVALFAGLLLGQQSGYGNTGIILSLVVAAVSFAAFLWVELRKPEPLLQLNLFRNPLFSVSILCGFLVFAANFCFNIISPFYTQNMLGLSPSSAGFLLMLFPIMMVIVAPISGALSDKIGSELLTFAGLIVMVIAQFGLAQLHEGSPITLVGLWIAMLGIGGGLFQSPNNSLVMSTVPRTQLGSAGSVNSLVRNVGMVVGITIATTTLFNVMSGLAGHRVTGLIPGRPDIFLAGMHVVFSTSAAICLVAALLTGLRFLRSKQHAGAGQRQAGEGGSRG; from the coding sequence ATGAGCTCGATCACTCGGGCGACCTATCAGGAAGATGCAGACGTGCAGAAGCGCCGCTGGATCATTTTGATTGTCCTTAATTTGTTTACATTTATGTCCACACTGGACGGAAGTATTGTGAATATAGCGCTCCCGGTGCTGTCCGGCAAACTGGGGCTGCCGATGGCTCAAGTGGAATGGGTTACGACCGGTTATTTGATGGCGATCTGCTCGGTCATCCTGTTCTTCGGCAGACTGGGAGACATCGCGGGCAAGATCCGGATGTTCAAGATCGGTACGGTTGTCTTCATTATCGGCTCGCTGCTCTGCGGCTTCAGCGGAACGCTGCCGCTGCTGGTCGCTTCACGGATTGTCCAAGCTCTGGGTGCGTCGATGACCATGGCGAACAGCCAGGGGATTGTGACGGATATTTTTCCGGCAAATGAAAGAGGAAAAGCGCTCGGCCTCATCGGCACTTTCGTTTCGCTCGGCAGCATCGCCGGTCCCAGTCTCGGCGGTATTATTGTAGCCAATCTGGGCTGGGAGTACATCTTCTGGGTTAACGTACCGATCGGTCTGATCGCCATTCTATTTGGCTGGAAGGTGCTTCCGAAGGATCTGATCCGGGTCAAAGCCCGCATTGACGTCTCTGGAAGCCTGCTGTTCGCTGTGTTTATCGTTGCCCTGTTCGCCGGCCTGCTGCTCGGCCAGCAGAGCGGTTACGGCAACACAGGCATCATCCTGTCGCTGGTCGTCGCTGCTGTATCATTTGCAGCCTTTCTGTGGGTGGAGCTCCGCAAGCCGGAGCCGCTGCTACAGTTGAATCTGTTCCGGAACCCGCTGTTCTCGGTCAGCATTCTATGCGGCTTCCTGGTCTTTGCCGCGAATTTCTGCTTCAATATTATTTCGCCTTTCTATACCCAGAACATGCTCGGTCTGTCACCGTCCTCCGCCGGTTTCCTCCTGATGCTGTTCCCGATCATGATGGTCATTGTGGCGCCGATCAGCGGGGCGCTGTCGGATAAGATCGGATCGGAACTGCTGACATTCGCGGGATTGATCGTGATGGTCATCGCCCAGTTTGGCCTGGCGCAGCTTCATGAAGGCAGTCCGATCACGCTGGTCGGATTATGGATCGCCATGCTCGGGATCGGAGGCGGCCTGTTTCAATCGCCGAACAACTCGCTTGTCATGTCGACGGTTCCCCGCACCCAGCTAGGCTCGGCCGGCAGTGTTAATTCGCTGGTCCGCAATGTTGGCATGGTCGTCGGCATCACCATCGCTACCACGACTTTGTTCAATGTAATGAGCGGCCTTGCCGGTCACCGGGTAACCGGTCTTATCCCGGGCCGTCCGGATATTTTTCTGGCAGGCATGCATGTAGTATTCTCTACCTCGGCCGCTATCTGTCTCGTCGCCGCTCTTCTGACCGGACTCCGGTTTCTCCGCTCCAAGCAGCACGCAGGAGCAGGGCAACGGCAGGCGGGCGAGGGAGGCAGCAGAGGATAA
- a CDS encoding PFL family protein produces MISRVEVQETNKMIREMNLDVRTITMGISLMDCAHTDLSVFNQKIYDKITKSAEKLVKTGEDLEKQFGVPIVNKRISVTPISIAAGALNTDTYVPVAEALDKAAREVGVNFLGGFSALVQKGCTTGDRKLIESIPEALAVTERVCASVNVGSSRSGINMDAVKLMGDIIRQTAERTADRDSIGCAKLVVFCNAVEDNPFMAGAFHGVGERECVINVGVSGPGVVKRALEEVKGQDFETLCETIKRTAFKITRVGQLVAQEASKRLGVPFGIIDLSLAPTPLIGDSIAEIFQVMGLEEAGAPGTTAALAILNDNVKKGGVMASSYVGGLSGAFIPVSEDHGMIQAVQRGALTLEKLEAMTCVCSVGLDMIAIPGDTSKETLSGIIADEAAIGMVNNKTTAVRLIPVIGKGVGEMVEFGGLLGYAPIMPVNSFNCAGFVDRGGRIPAPIHSFKN; encoded by the coding sequence ATGATTTCACGGGTGGAAGTGCAGGAAACGAACAAGATGATCCGCGAAATGAACCTCGATGTGCGGACCATTACGATGGGCATCAGCCTCATGGACTGTGCGCATACGGATTTGAGCGTGTTCAACCAGAAGATTTATGACAAAATCACGAAGTCGGCAGAGAAGCTGGTGAAGACCGGCGAGGATTTGGAGAAGCAATTCGGCGTTCCGATCGTCAACAAGCGCATCTCGGTTACGCCGATCTCGATTGCAGCCGGCGCTCTGAACACGGACACCTACGTACCGGTCGCCGAAGCGCTGGACAAGGCTGCACGAGAAGTCGGTGTCAACTTCCTCGGCGGCTTCTCCGCACTGGTGCAGAAAGGCTGCACGACCGGCGACCGCAAGCTCATCGAGAGCATTCCCGAAGCGCTCGCTGTTACGGAGCGGGTATGCGCCTCCGTCAATGTCGGCTCTTCGCGCAGCGGCATCAACATGGACGCCGTCAAGCTGATGGGCGACATCATCCGCCAGACCGCGGAGCGAACAGCAGACCGGGATTCCATCGGCTGCGCCAAGCTCGTCGTGTTCTGCAACGCCGTAGAGGACAACCCCTTCATGGCCGGAGCTTTCCACGGCGTCGGCGAACGCGAATGCGTCATTAACGTCGGGGTCAGCGGCCCAGGCGTGGTGAAGCGGGCCCTCGAAGAAGTCAAGGGCCAGGATTTCGAGACGCTGTGCGAGACAATCAAGCGCACCGCGTTCAAGATTACGCGCGTCGGCCAGCTCGTCGCCCAGGAAGCCTCCAAGCGGCTTGGCGTTCCGTTCGGCATTATCGACCTGTCGCTGGCCCCGACGCCGCTGATCGGCGATTCCATCGCCGAAATCTTCCAGGTCATGGGCCTGGAGGAGGCCGGTGCGCCAGGAACCACGGCAGCTCTAGCCATTCTGAACGATAACGTGAAGAAAGGCGGCGTCATGGCGTCCTCCTATGTCGGCGGACTCAGCGGCGCGTTTATCCCGGTCAGTGAGGACCACGGGATGATCCAGGCCGTCCAACGCGGCGCATTGACGCTGGAGAAGCTGGAAGCCATGACCTGCGTCTGCTCCGTTGGCCTTGACATGATCGCCATTCCGGGCGACACGTCGAAGGAGACCTTGTCCGGCATCATTGCCGACGAGGCGGCTATCGGCATGGTAAATAACAAGACGACAGCGGTCCGCCTGATTCCCGTCATCGGCAAGGGTGTCGGCGAGATGGTGGAATTCGGCGGCCTGCTCGGCTACGCGCCGATTATGCCCGTCAACTCGTTCAACTGCGCCGGCTTCGTCGACCGTGGCGGCCGGATTCCCGCTCCGATTCATAGCTTCAAGAACTAG
- a CDS encoding AraC family ligand binding domain-containing protein: MHAFVFRIESPVELVHTGKFMAPSPEWIHLNRLMIDYELILVTEGVLYIGGDQEHYTVQKGEYLLMPPLTNQYRYKSSECSFYWLHFTARNALMKVDAGQSVAESGERIVIPQQKALNTPEKIIVMMKQLQDAVRSYNEKNLNNYMTTAILCELFNQASGTAWNLFQHACLRAPTPAQYVPFPNFTRPIHGASVPAVIQYRGTAKFI; this comes from the coding sequence ATGCATGCATTCGTGTTCCGGATCGAGTCGCCTGTTGAACTGGTACATACCGGAAAATTCATGGCTCCAAGCCCCGAGTGGATCCATCTCAACCGGCTGATGATCGATTATGAATTGATTTTGGTTACTGAAGGCGTCCTGTATATCGGAGGAGACCAGGAGCATTACACGGTCCAAAAGGGTGAGTATCTGCTCATGCCGCCCCTTACGAACCAATACCGCTATAAGTCGTCCGAATGCAGCTTCTACTGGCTGCACTTTACCGCAAGAAACGCCTTGATGAAGGTTGATGCAGGGCAGTCCGTCGCTGAATCCGGAGAACGGATCGTGATTCCCCAGCAGAAAGCGCTGAACACTCCGGAAAAGATCATTGTGATGATGAAGCAGCTTCAGGACGCTGTCCGCTCCTATAACGAGAAGAATCTCAACAATTACATGACGACCGCCATTCTGTGCGAGCTGTTCAATCAGGCTTCCGGTACTGCATGGAACCTCTTTCAACACGCCTGCCTCCGCGCGCCGACTCCCGCTCAATACGTGCCGTTCCCAAATTTCACCCGCCCTATTCACGGCGCCTCCGTTCCTGCCGTTATTCAATATAGAGGAACCGCAAAATTTATTTGA
- a CDS encoding beta-L-arabinofuranosidase domain-containing protein — METTGNLARPLPHIPIRDFGLDRVILSDEYAVNAFARELDYLKNYDLDRLLSGFRETRGLTPRAPKYPGWEDTEIRGHTLGHYLTAISQAYKQTGDEELRERLEYLIGEFQLCQFENGYISAFDEALFDRIENRQPAWVPCYTMHKVLAGIVSVYEATSNASALEVASRLGDWVSARTSKWDDEIHSLVLSVEYGGMNDCLYDLYRITRSERHLEAAHMFDELTLFTPVHEGRDNLRGKHANTTIPKFLGALNRYNVLGESERFYLEACEKFWEMVVFHHSYMTGGNSEWEHFGEPDPLDRDRSNFTCETCNTYNMLKLTRELYVNQYISSRLDWEEAGIILIQQSELPAGDRTSFTLSVQDGVTSPLTLRFRIPSWAAGPIEADVNGHPEKLEAENGWAMLNKTWKDGDQIILRLPMTVTFSSLPDAPHVAGFRYGPFVLSAALGSDDMELSSTGVMVSVPTRSMLVKDFITVIGMSPEQWLADLPSHLMRDRDGKLAFTLKDTDEDSRLVFTPHYRQHRERYGIYWRIVEEDSLELQKHILNAKERGRTERATIDSLPVGNDQYELQHGVRGEATSVGTWDGSNFRRAESGGWFSYRMAVIPGRDNLLSVTYFAGNSGRTFEIYADDELIASEKLQAEDRRSFVEKHYVLSAGMIGDKTALDIKFAAREQDNAIFGILRTMTAFNSDTGIASLSFEGAEAEHLPDLAQREIVVNAAEDRAAITMMIAANHPGALVYVDGVLIDESQPRSVKLTGMETVVRLTVTAEDFTASRDYRIVIRK, encoded by the coding sequence ATGGAGACGACAGGCAATCTTGCCCGCCCCCTTCCGCATATTCCGATCAGGGATTTCGGGCTTGACCGGGTGATTCTGAGTGATGAATACGCCGTTAATGCATTCGCAAGAGAATTGGATTATTTGAAAAACTATGATCTAGACCGTCTCTTGTCTGGCTTCCGGGAGACCCGGGGATTGACGCCCAGAGCACCGAAGTACCCCGGCTGGGAGGATACGGAAATCCGTGGGCACACGCTCGGCCATTATCTGACCGCCATCTCTCAGGCTTACAAGCAGACGGGGGATGAAGAACTGCGGGAGCGGCTCGAGTACCTCATTGGCGAGTTTCAGCTCTGTCAGTTTGAGAACGGTTACATTTCTGCCTTTGACGAAGCTTTGTTCGACCGGATCGAGAACCGGCAGCCCGCCTGGGTGCCTTGTTACACGATGCATAAGGTGCTGGCAGGCATTGTGTCCGTATATGAAGCAACGTCGAACGCGTCCGCACTGGAAGTTGCTTCCCGTCTCGGGGACTGGGTATCGGCTCGCACATCCAAATGGGATGACGAAATCCATTCCCTTGTCCTTTCGGTCGAATACGGCGGTATGAACGATTGCCTGTATGATTTATACCGTATCACCCGAAGCGAGCGCCATTTGGAGGCCGCCCATATGTTCGACGAGCTTACGCTGTTCACGCCCGTTCACGAAGGCCGGGATAACCTCCGGGGCAAACACGCCAACACAACGATTCCGAAATTTCTCGGAGCGTTGAACCGTTACAACGTACTGGGTGAAAGCGAACGCTTCTACCTGGAAGCCTGCGAGAAATTTTGGGAAATGGTCGTCTTTCACCACAGCTACATGACCGGCGGCAACAGCGAATGGGAGCATTTCGGGGAACCTGATCCCTTAGACCGTGACCGTTCCAACTTCACCTGCGAAACCTGCAATACCTATAACATGCTGAAGCTGACCCGCGAGCTGTACGTCAATCAATATATCAGCTCAAGACTGGATTGGGAAGAAGCGGGCATCATATTGATTCAACAGTCGGAGCTTCCGGCCGGCGACCGGACATCCTTCACCTTATCTGTGCAGGATGGCGTCACCTCCCCGCTTACTCTTCGCTTCCGGATACCTTCCTGGGCCGCGGGACCGATTGAAGCCGACGTTAACGGACACCCAGAGAAGCTTGAGGCAGAGAACGGCTGGGCGATGTTGAACAAAACCTGGAAGGATGGCGATCAGATCATCCTCAGGCTGCCGATGACGGTCACCTTCTCCTCCCTCCCGGATGCACCGCATGTCGCGGGCTTCCGTTACGGGCCGTTCGTCCTCAGCGCCGCTCTCGGCTCCGACGACATGGAGCTGTCCTCTACGGGCGTTATGGTCAGCGTTCCGACCCGGAGCATGCTTGTGAAAGACTTCATCACTGTCATAGGCATGAGCCCGGAGCAGTGGCTGGCCGATCTCCCATCTCACCTGATGCGGGACAGGGACGGCAAGCTTGCCTTTACCCTCAAAGACACCGACGAGGACTCAAGGCTGGTGTTCACCCCCCACTACAGACAGCACCGCGAACGATACGGCATCTATTGGCGGATCGTCGAAGAGGATTCGCTAGAACTGCAAAAGCATATTCTGAATGCCAAAGAGCGGGGCCGGACCGAGCGCGCCACCATTGACAGCCTGCCGGTCGGCAACGATCAATACGAGCTGCAGCATGGCGTCCGTGGCGAGGCGACCTCCGTCGGCACATGGGACGGCAGCAATTTCCGCCGCGCCGAGTCCGGCGGATGGTTCAGCTACCGGATGGCCGTCATACCGGGCCGGGACAATCTGTTGTCGGTGACCTATTTTGCGGGCAACTCCGGCAGGACCTTCGAGATCTATGCGGATGATGAGCTTATTGCCAGCGAGAAGCTGCAGGCGGAGGACAGACGCTCGTTCGTCGAGAAACACTATGTGCTGAGTGCCGGCATGATCGGTGACAAGACTGCTCTTGACATCAAGTTCGCTGCGCGGGAACAAGACAATGCGATCTTCGGCATTCTGAGAACGATGACCGCCTTTAATTCGGACACCGGTATCGCCAGCTTGAGCTTCGAGGGCGCCGAAGCGGAGCATCTTCCCGATCTCGCCCAGCGCGAAATTGTGGTGAATGCAGCCGAAGACCGGGCTGCTATCACAATGATGATTGCAGCCAATCATCCCGGGGCACTCGTCTATGTAGACGGCGTGCTGATCGATGAGTCGCAGCCCCGCTCCGTCAAGCTGACAGGAATGGAGACCGTCGTCCGACTGACGGTAACAGCGGAAGATTTCACCGCTTCCCGGGATTACCGGATCGTGATTCGGAAGTAG
- a CDS encoding ACT domain-containing protein, protein MKGIITVLGKDKVGIIAKVCTYLADNNVNILDISQTIVQDYFNMMMIVDISLAEKSFEVLVEELHHAGEEIGVEIKLQHEDIFNIMHRI, encoded by the coding sequence TTGAAAGGAATCATTACCGTACTGGGCAAGGACAAGGTCGGCATCATCGCCAAGGTGTGCACGTATTTGGCGGACAACAACGTGAACATTCTGGATATTTCCCAGACGATCGTTCAGGATTACTTCAATATGATGATGATCGTCGACATTTCGCTAGCCGAGAAGAGCTTTGAGGTTCTCGTTGAAGAGCTTCATCATGCCGGTGAGGAAATCGGGGTCGAGATCAAGCTTCAGCACGAGGACATTTTTAATATCATGCACCGGATTTAA
- a CDS encoding MarR family winged helix-turn-helix transcriptional regulator, with product MNPNDTFRKEPIGRLISHIHRSQQKYLSRSLGEYDIGGGGQYSFLKAILHSPGTTQEQLTCDLKFDKATTARSVKQLEEAGYIERRTDPGDRRSYLLFPTRKAEEFLPVLQRVLDESNAKMTRDLTEEEKQQLTLLLQKIRLDL from the coding sequence ATGAACCCGAACGACACCTTCAGAAAAGAACCGATTGGACGGCTGATCTCCCATATTCATCGATCCCAGCAGAAGTACTTGTCCCGTTCGCTAGGGGAATACGACATCGGCGGAGGCGGACAATACAGCTTCCTCAAAGCGATTCTTCATTCGCCCGGGACGACTCAGGAGCAGCTGACCTGCGATCTTAAATTCGATAAAGCCACGACAGCACGCTCGGTGAAGCAGCTGGAAGAAGCCGGATATATCGAACGCCGGACAGATCCGGGCGACCGGCGCTCTTATCTGCTGTTCCCGACGCGCAAGGCGGAGGAATTCCTGCCCGTGCTGCAGCGCGTACTGGATGAATCCAATGCCAAAATGACGCGGGATTTGACCGAAGAAGAGAAGCAGCAGCTCACCCTGCTGCTTCAGAAAATCAGGCTTGATTTGTGA
- a CDS encoding LysE family transporter: protein MMLLRGFKFGLLLQLAVGPVCLFILGTASAKGFGAAEAAVLGVALVDGLYILAALSGISLLVSRGKPGAWLSVPGAAVLLLFGADMLASAAGYPLLPSLPAHQGVWGGSFVQALLLTAANPLTLLFWTGVFAAKTAEWKMESGERLHFGIGCLMSTVFFLTAVSLAGGLVKPFMTPGLTGALNGVIGLVFLGFAWRLIHSALLKSGEPTA from the coding sequence ATGATGCTGCTGAGAGGTTTTAAATTTGGCCTGCTGCTGCAGCTTGCAGTGGGTCCGGTCTGTCTGTTCATCCTCGGCACCGCCTCTGCGAAGGGCTTCGGGGCAGCCGAAGCGGCAGTGCTTGGAGTCGCCCTTGTCGACGGACTGTATATTCTGGCCGCTCTGTCCGGGATTTCGCTGCTGGTCTCCCGTGGCAAGCCGGGGGCCTGGCTCAGCGTGCCGGGCGCTGCGGTGCTGCTGCTGTTCGGAGCCGACATGCTGGCATCTGCCGCAGGCTATCCCCTGCTTCCATCGCTTCCCGCTCATCAAGGGGTGTGGGGCGGAAGCTTTGTCCAAGCGCTGCTGTTGACTGCCGCGAACCCGCTGACCCTGCTCTTCTGGACCGGCGTATTCGCCGCCAAGACAGCCGAATGGAAGATGGAAAGTGGAGAACGCCTTCACTTTGGGATAGGCTGCCTTATGTCCACCGTCTTCTTTCTGACAGCCGTGTCCCTGGCGGGAGGCTTGGTGAAGCCGTTCATGACTCCGGGCTTAACCGGAGCGCTTAACGGAGTGATCGGGCTGGTGTTTCTAGGCTTCGCCTGGCGGCTAATTCATTCCGCGCTGCTTAAGTCCGGGGAGCCCACAGCATAA
- a CDS encoding Lrp/AsnC family transcriptional regulator, whose translation MDDIDRSILNELKANSRMTVSDISKKVKLSVPAVTERIRKMDESGLIEGYSVKINRAKSGYKLLAFVLVVIDRTEQIPAFRSFVTESSEVLECHHLAGEYDYLLKVLVKDTEELETFLTRTLKSVPGVIRSNTMISLSSLKENWNR comes from the coding sequence ATGGATGACATTGACCGCAGTATTCTGAATGAATTGAAAGCGAACAGCCGGATGACCGTCTCGGACATTAGCAAAAAAGTGAAGCTGTCCGTTCCAGCCGTCACGGAACGAATCCGCAAGATGGACGAATCGGGGCTGATCGAAGGCTATTCCGTCAAGATCAACCGCGCCAAGAGCGGCTACAAGCTGCTGGCGTTCGTGCTCGTCGTTATTGACAGAACAGAGCAAATACCCGCTTTTCGGTCATTTGTTACGGAGAGCAGTGAAGTGCTGGAATGCCATCATTTGGCGGGCGAATACGATTATCTGCTAAAGGTGCTTGTGAAGGATACGGAAGAACTGGAGACCTTTCTGACGCGAACGCTGAAGAGTGTTCCCGGCGTGATCCGCAGCAACACCATGATTTCATTGTCTTCGCTTAAGGAGAATTGGAACCGGTGA
- a CDS encoding YbaK/EbsC family protein translates to MAIEQVKAHLRSFGRENDIMEFATSSATVDQAAATIGVIPARIAKSLSFKGEGESAMLIVAAGDAKIDNKKFREQFGFKAKMLTPDEVLEQTGHAVGGVCPFGLARKLEVYLDVSLKRFETVFPACGSSNSAIELTCAELEQYSGGLAWVDVCKDWEDKIETEDGQAS, encoded by the coding sequence ATGGCCATCGAGCAGGTAAAAGCCCATCTCCGTTCTTTCGGAAGAGAGAACGATATCATGGAATTCGCAACATCCAGTGCCACAGTTGACCAGGCCGCCGCTACCATCGGCGTCATTCCCGCGCGCATCGCGAAGAGTCTTTCCTTTAAGGGTGAAGGCGAGTCCGCCATGCTGATTGTCGCCGCTGGCGATGCCAAAATTGACAACAAGAAATTCCGGGAGCAGTTCGGCTTCAAAGCCAAAATGCTGACACCGGATGAAGTGCTGGAGCAGACCGGGCATGCCGTCGGCGGCGTCTGCCCCTTCGGGCTTGCCCGCAAGCTTGAAGTCTACCTCGACGTGTCGCTGAAGCGCTTCGAGACCGTTTTTCCCGCCTGCGGAAGCTCCAACTCAGCGATTGAGCTGACCTGCGCGGAGCTGGAGCAATACTCCGGCGGCCTCGCCTGGGTCGATGTGTGCAAAGACTGGGAAGATAAAATCGAGACAGAAGACGGACAAGCCTCCTGA
- a CDS encoding small-conductance mechanosensitive channel: MVTFSLIFILPYIGSLAKWGGFPPGYGDFPAQKVEGDPGFNLLYFTLASIVAIGIAAVLLFPRIFGFRRPDTKRQAGGNSTPFPSWFWWSLPVLAVSWIAMWGRVHIIVDLEHYSFVPLWWSFILILDGIVYKRNEGRSIISRRPKTMQLLAVVSCFSWFAFEFLNFFVIENWYYPNNEVFTNFGNVFWFSLSYTTVLPAIFEWYTLLKTFKGMKDRYRFGPKFSTNRTFLLIYYALGLVLAFGMGYYPYVLFWVLWVALVPMLSAAMALTGYWTPFTPIRNGDWSRVFLIALATLFNGFFWEMWNFGSEWFHDSLPTNPNYWKYSVPYLDKIHIFSEMPILGYFGYLFFGVNCWIIWLIAAYIFEFDADVEVSEDTE; this comes from the coding sequence ATGGTTACTTTCAGTTTAATCTTTATTCTTCCGTACATAGGAAGCCTGGCGAAATGGGGCGGCTTCCCGCCCGGATACGGGGATTTTCCCGCCCAGAAGGTAGAGGGAGACCCCGGTTTCAATCTCCTGTATTTCACACTGGCTTCCATCGTAGCAATAGGTATTGCCGCAGTGCTGCTGTTCCCGCGCATCTTCGGATTCCGAAGACCGGATACGAAGCGGCAGGCCGGGGGGAATTCCACTCCTTTTCCGTCATGGTTCTGGTGGAGCCTTCCTGTGCTGGCCGTCAGCTGGATCGCCATGTGGGGACGTGTGCATATCATTGTCGATCTGGAGCACTATTCATTTGTGCCGCTGTGGTGGTCCTTTATTCTTATTCTGGACGGTATTGTCTACAAACGGAATGAAGGGAGATCCATCATCTCCCGGAGGCCTAAGACCATGCAGCTGCTGGCTGTTGTCTCCTGCTTCAGCTGGTTTGCCTTTGAATTTTTAAATTTCTTTGTTATCGAGAACTGGTATTATCCGAATAACGAAGTGTTTACGAATTTTGGTAATGTATTCTGGTTCTCCTTATCCTACACAACCGTACTCCCCGCCATTTTCGAATGGTACACGCTGCTGAAGACCTTCAAGGGTATGAAGGACCGCTACCGTTTCGGCCCCAAGTTCTCCACCAACCGAACCTTTCTGCTGATTTACTATGCTCTGGGGCTTGTGCTTGCTTTCGGAATGGGATATTATCCGTACGTTTTATTCTGGGTGCTGTGGGTGGCGCTTGTTCCGATGCTGTCCGCTGCCATGGCGCTCACCGGTTATTGGACGCCTTTTACACCTATCCGGAACGGCGACTGGTCTCGGGTCTTTCTGATTGCGCTTGCCACCCTGTTCAACGGATTTTTCTGGGAGATGTGGAATTTCGGAAGCGAATGGTTTCATGATTCACTGCCGACGAACCCGAATTATTGGAAGTACTCGGTTCCTTACCTGGACAAGATACATATCTTCTCTGAGATGCCTATTCTGGGGTATTTCGGTTATTTGTTCTTCGGCGTGAACTGCTGGATTATATGGCTGATCGCCGCGTATATTTTTGAGTTCGATGCCGATGTTGAAGTGTCGGAGGATACTGAGTAG
- a CDS encoding YnfA family protein, producing the protein MAISMLLFVLAGLAEIGGGYLVWLWLRESKPAWYGLAGGLILVLYGIIPTFQRFPGFGRVYAAYGGVFIILAVLWGWLVEKKTPDLYDWIGAAVCLIGVCIMLWAPRT; encoded by the coding sequence ATGGCGATATCCATGCTTCTGTTTGTGCTGGCGGGACTTGCTGAAATCGGCGGCGGCTATTTGGTCTGGCTGTGGCTCCGGGAATCGAAGCCGGCCTGGTATGGACTTGCGGGCGGATTGATTCTTGTGCTGTACGGCATTATTCCGACCTTCCAGCGCTTTCCCGGCTTTGGCCGGGTATATGCCGCTTACGGCGGGGTCTTCATTATTCTGGCGGTTCTGTGGGGATGGCTTGTCGAGAAAAAGACGCCTGATCTCTATGACTGGATCGGCGCCGCAGTCTGTCTGATCGGGGTGTGCATTATGCTGTGGGCTCCCCGGACTTAA